A stretch of Cheilinus undulatus linkage group 20, ASM1832078v1, whole genome shotgun sequence DNA encodes these proteins:
- the LOC121527926 gene encoding zinc finger protein 260-like — MFSVEMFRGFVNERLTAAAEEIWDVFSTAVVEYEAEINRQRRMLDIVWKPHIHLHRIDVPQQHVCKEEEVVAEQQRCHQDRESSLDQEEPEPPQIKEEQEGEQLKQEETDMLMLTPTQEESEHSEADGQHELQLLSHNSHVAENQNPKENKQKDPEITGKSKPRQEKDRKHTDANGDAQADGQHELQLLSHNSYVAENQDPKENKQESSEITGKSEPRQDRDRKHTDVPQQRVCKEEEEVVAEQQRCHQDRESSLDQEEPEPPQIKEEQEGEQLKQEETDMLMLTSTQEESEHREADGQHELQLLSHNSHVAGNQDPKENKQKDSEITETSKPRQERDRKHTGEKLHSCEAFGKGFKYNCKLKQHRRRHTGEKPFSCSTCEKKFSQKSNFTRHILTHTGTKPYTCDICGKSFTQKYNLDMHVKIHTGDKPHTCKKCNKSFRRKGCLTLHMRRHAGEMPYSCSTCGKSFCQKSEMNKHILIHAGTKPYTCGTCGRAFTQNYNLVMHVKIHTGEKPHTCTICNKSFRQKSTLTVHVRRKHTGGKPSLQFPHRTAPHTDASQIFSDRRRATPPTGSMSRAQRRSMQP, encoded by the exons ATGTTTTCTGTGGAGATGTTCAGAGGTTTCGTCAACGAGCGGCTAACTGCTGCAGCTGAGGAAATATGGGACGTTTTTTCAACAGCTGTCGTCGAGTACGAGGCAGAGATCAACCGTCAGCGCAGGATGCTGGACATCGTTTGGAAACCTCACATCCACTTACACAGAATAG ACGTCCCACAGCAACATGtgtgtaaggaggaggaggttgtGGCTGAGCAGCAGCGCTGTCACCAGGACAGGGAGTCCAGTCTGGACCAGGAGGAGccagagcctccacagattaaagaggagcaggagggagagCAGCTCAAACAGGAGGAGACTGACATGTTGATGCTGACTCCTACCCAGGAGGAAAGTGAGCACAGTGAAGCAGATGGACAACATGAACTCCAGCTCCTTTCTCACAACTCTCATGTTGCTGAGAATCAAAACCCCAAAGAGAACAAGCAGAAAGACCCAGAGATAACTGGAAAATCAAAACCAAGACAagagaaagacaggaaacacacag ATGCAAATGGAGATGCACAAGCAGACGGACAACATGAACTCCAGCTCCTTTCTCACAACTCTTATGTTGCTGAGAATCAAGATCCCAAAGAGAACAAGCAGGAAAGCTCAGAGATAACTGGAAAATCAGAACCAAGACAAgatagagacagaaaacacacag ACGTCCCACAGCAACGTGtgtgtaaggaggaggaggaggttgtGGCTGAGCAGCAGCGCTGTCACCAGGACAGGGAGTCCAGTCTGGACCAGGAGGAGccagagcctccacagattAAAGAGGAGCAAGAGGGAGAGCAGCTCAAACAGGAGGAGACTGACATGTTGATGCTGACTTCTACTCAGGAGGAAAGTGAGCACAGAGAAGCAGATGGACAACATGAACTCCAGCTCCTTTCTCACAACTCTCATGTTGCTGGGAATCAAGATCCCAAAGAGAACAAGCAGAAAGACTCAGAGATAACTGAAACATCAAAACCAagacaagagagagacagaaaacacacaggTGAAAAGCTGCATTCATGTGAAGCTTTTggaaaaggctttaaatataactgtaaattaaaacaacacaggagaagacacacaggtgagaagcctttctcctgcagcacgtgtgaaaaaaaattctctCAGAAATCAAATTTTACTCGGCACATTCTTACTCACACAGGTACAAAGCCGTACACCTGTGATATCTGTGGGAAAtcatttacacaaaaatataatttggataTGCACGTCAAAATCCATACAGGTGACAAACCACATACCTGCAAAAAGTGCAACAAATCTTTTAGACGTAAAGGTTGTTTGACACTCCACATGAGAAGACATGCAGGTGAGATGCCttactcctgcagcacctgtgggaAAAGTTTCTGTCAGAAATCAGAGATGAATAAACACATTCTTATTCACGCAGGTACAAAGCCGTAcacctgtggtacctgtggAAGAGCATTTACACAGAACTATAATTTGGTTATGCATGTCAAAatccatacaggtgaaaaaccacataCCTGCACAATTTGCAACAAATCTTTCAGACAAAAAAGTACTTTGACTGTCCACGtgaggagaaaacacacaggTGGGAAGCCTtccctgcaatttccacataggactgCGCCACACACCGATGCGTCGCAGATTTTCTCCGACAGAAGGCGAGCGACCCcgcccactggaagcatgtctagaGCCCAGCGCCGCAGtatgcagccctga